The following proteins are co-located in the Streptosporangium brasiliense genome:
- a CDS encoding ABC transporter substrate-binding protein → MRIRNACLAAVVAALALSACGGADTGAARPATGDGPEKTEITVGVVPVPSAAPLFIAMEKGFFEQEGLKVRTETIQAPQAVMPKILNGSIDTFLTSYVSLIAIQDSGVAKLKMLVESQQGAPGVNGVLVTGDSPLKKTGDLKGKKIAVNVVKALGEVTTSAHLKAAGLAPADVSFVPVPFAEQLAALRAGRVDAAWMTEPYISAAKKELSARVLVDTLTGPTEGLPLDGWAASADWTAKHPKTAAAFQRALGRAQKLAASDRTELNRVIPAYTRIPADVAAEMTLGTFSTSLDAARVQRVADLMSEFGLTKTKIDATALVAG, encoded by the coding sequence ATGAGAATCAGAAACGCTTGCCTGGCCGCCGTGGTGGCCGCGCTGGCGCTCAGCGCGTGCGGCGGTGCGGACACCGGCGCCGCCCGGCCCGCGACCGGCGACGGGCCGGAGAAGACGGAGATCACCGTCGGAGTGGTGCCCGTCCCCTCGGCCGCGCCGCTGTTCATCGCGATGGAGAAGGGCTTCTTCGAGCAGGAGGGTCTGAAGGTCAGGACGGAGACCATCCAGGCGCCCCAGGCCGTCATGCCGAAGATCCTCAACGGCTCCATCGACACCTTCCTGACCAGCTACGTCTCCCTGATCGCCATCCAGGACTCCGGGGTGGCCAAGCTCAAGATGCTGGTGGAGTCCCAGCAGGGGGCACCGGGCGTCAACGGCGTACTGGTCACCGGCGACTCGCCGCTGAAGAAGACCGGTGACCTCAAGGGCAAGAAGATCGCCGTGAACGTGGTGAAGGCGCTCGGCGAGGTGACCACCAGCGCCCATCTGAAGGCCGCCGGGCTCGCCCCCGCGGACGTCAGCTTCGTGCCGGTGCCCTTCGCCGAGCAGCTCGCGGCGCTGCGGGCGGGCCGGGTGGACGCGGCCTGGATGACCGAGCCCTACATCTCGGCGGCCAAGAAGGAGCTGTCGGCCCGCGTCCTGGTCGACACCCTCACCGGCCCGACCGAGGGACTCCCCCTGGACGGCTGGGCGGCGAGCGCCGACTGGACGGCCAAGCACCCGAAGACCGCCGCCGCCTTCCAGCGCGCCCTGGGCAGGGCACAGAAGCTGGCCGCCTCCGACCGGACCGAACTGAACAGGGTGATCCCGGCCTACACCCGGATCCCGGCCGACGTGGCGGCGGAGATGACCCTGGGCACCTTCAGCACCTCGCTCGACGCCGCGCGGGTCCAGCGGGTGGCCGACCTCATGTCCGAGTTCGGGCTGACCAAGACCAAGATCGACGCCACCGCCCTCGTGGCGGGGTGA